One segment of Triticum aestivum cultivar Chinese Spring chromosome 2A, IWGSC CS RefSeq v2.1, whole genome shotgun sequence DNA contains the following:
- the LOC123184451 gene encoding probable cystathionine gamma-synthase 2, whose translation MARSSSPLVNKASPIEQRRLLRARRSSKRVTALSPEALLDATLPGAEQPVPVVQQDAATALKRDATLSDETLAVHAGEKMGKNGAMDTDSIATPIVSGTTHWFKSSGDLIAFKEGRRHSFEYGRYGNPTVKVLEDKISALERAESTLVTSSGMNAIVATLLALVLPGAGHVVTTTECYSEARAFIRDKLSKMGIKVTFIELNDMDTLKAVLDHGDVTLFYTDCPTNPHLKCIDIKLVAELCHRKGALVCIDSTLASPINQKPLTLGADIVVHSATKYIAGHHDVIAGCISGSDALISRIRAWHHDLGGAISPDAAYMIIRGLKTMVLRVETQNSTALRMARLLENHPKIERVYYPGLISSPWHHIANSQMTGCGGVISFKVASDLHGVMRFIDALEIPFIATSLGGCESLVQQPAVMSFWGENDEEKAKNGIKDNLVRFSFGVEKFEDLRDDILQALEKI comes from the exons ATGGCGCGGTCATCTTCTCCTCTCGTCAACAAGGCTTCGCCCATCGAGCAGCGCCGCCTGCTCCGCGCTCGACGTTCATCAAAGCGTGTCACCGCTTTGAGCCCGGAGGCGCTCCTTGATGCCACCCTCCCTGGCGCCGAGCAACCTGTGCCGGTGGTGCAGCAGGATGCCGCCACGGCTCTGAAGCGAGATGCTACTCTCTCAGATGAGACCCTGGCGGTTCACGCCGGGGAGAAGATGGGGAAGAACGGCGCCATGGACACTGACTCGATCGCGACACCTATTGTGAGCGGCACGACGCACTGGTTCAAGAGCTCGGGCGACCTCATCGCGTTCAAGGAAGGCCGGCGCCACAGCTTCGAGTACGGCCGCTACGGCAACCCCACTGTGAAGGTCCTAGAGGACAAGATCAGTGCACTGGAGAGGGCCGAGTCGACGCTTGTCACGTCCTCGGGAATGAACGCCATCGTTGCCACGCTGCTTGCGCTCGTACTGCCCGGTGCCGGCCACGTGGTGACCACGACTGAGTGCTACAGCGAGGCACGCGCCTTCATCCGTGACAAGCTCTCCAAGATGGGCATCAAGGTGACATTCATCGAGCTGAACGACATGGACACGCTCAAGGCCGTTCTTGACCATGGCGAC GTGACACTCTTCTACACTGACTGTCCGACGAACCCCCACCTCAAGTGCATCGACATTAAGCTCGTCGCGGAGCTGTGTCACCGCAAAGGGGCTCTAGTGTGCATCGACAGCACCCTCGCCTCGCCCATCAATCAGAAGCCGCTCACCCTCGGGGCCGACATCGTCGTGCACTCTGCCACAAAGTACATTGCCGGCCATCACGAC GTCATTGCAGGATGCATCAGTGGCTCGGATGCGCTCATCTCTAGGATCCGTGCGTGGCATCACGACCTCGGCGGCGCCATTAGTCCG GACGCAGCCTACATGATCATACGCGGCCTCAAGACGATGGTGCTTCGCGTGGAAACACAAAACAGCACTGCATTGCGCATGGCGCGCTTGCTCGAGAACCATCCCAAGATTGAGCGGGTGTACTACCCTGGACTCATCAGCAGCCCATGGCACCACATCGCCAACAGCCAGATGACCGGTTGCGGTGGCGTCATCAGCTTCAAGGTGGCGTCAGACCTGCACGGCGTCATGAGGTTCATCGACGCATTGGAGATACCCTTCATTGCAACCTCTCTTGGCGGGTGTGAGAGCCTCGTGCAACAGCCGGCGGTCATGTCCTTCTG GGGGGAGAATGATGAGGAGAAGGCCAAGAATGGGATCAAGGACAACTTGGTGAGGTTTAGCTTCGGGGTTGAGAAGTTTGAGGATCTCAGGGATGACATTCTCCAAGCCCTAGAGAAGATTTAG